Part of the Pseudomonas sp. ADAK13 genome is shown below.
GACGTCCGTGGTGCGCAATGTCGGCCGCCCAGGCTTTACCATCCACACCAGCGAAGGCGTGATCGAAGCCAACCGTGTGGTGGCGGCGACCGGGCCGTTCCAGAAGCCGGTGATTCCGGCGATTGCGCCTAAAGACACTGCGCTGCACCAGATCCACTCCGCTGACTACCGCAACCCCGCCCAACTGCCGGCCGGCGCCGTGCTGGTGGTGGGTGCGGGCTCCTCCGGGGTACAGATTGCCGATGAACTGCAACGCTCCGGCCGCCAGGTGTACCTCTCGGTCGGCGCCCACGACCGCCCACCGCGTGCCTATCGCAACCGCGATTTCTGCTGGTGGCTGGGGGTGCTGGGCGAGTGGGACCAGGCGGCGATGAAACCCGGTCGTGAGCACGTCACCATTGCGGTAAGCGGCGCCCACGGCGGCAAGACCATCGACTTCCGCGAGCTGGCCCAGCAAGGCATGACCCTGGTTGGCCTGACCCAATCCTTCAACGGCAGCGTTGCGAGCTTCCAGCCCAACCTGGTGGACAACCTGGCGCGCGGCGATGAGAACTACCTGGCCCTGCTGGATGCGGCGGATGCCTATATCGAACGCAACGGACTGGACCTGCCGGTAGAGCCTGAAGCGCGCCGCGTGTTTCCCGATGCCGAGTGCATCAAGCACCCGATCCTTGAACTGGACCTGGCCAAGGCCGGTATCACTTCAATCATCTGGGCCACCGGTTTTGCCGTGGACTACAGCTGGCTGAAAGTCGATGCGTTTGACGCCTCCGGCAAGCCGCAGCACCAGCGCGGCGTGGCCAGCGAGTCGGGCATCTACTTCCTCGGTTTGCCATGGCAGTCGCGCCGGGGCTCGTCGTTTATCTGGGGCGTTTGGCATGACGCCAAGTACGTGGCCGACCATATCGCCATCCAGCGCCAATACCTTGAGTACCGCGAACCCGCGCCGGTTGTTCACACCTCACCTGT
Proteins encoded:
- a CDS encoding flavin-containing monooxygenase; translation: MPKLNPTALRKDRHMTQAITKTDTLVVGAGQAGVAMSEHLSKQGVPHLVLERSRIAERWRTGRWDSLVANGPAWHDRFPGLAFDNVAPDGFAPKERVADYFEAYARKFNAPIRTGVDVTSVVRNVGRPGFTIHTSEGVIEANRVVAATGPFQKPVIPAIAPKDTALHQIHSADYRNPAQLPAGAVLVVGAGSSGVQIADELQRSGRQVYLSVGAHDRPPRAYRNRDFCWWLGVLGEWDQAAMKPGREHVTIAVSGAHGGKTIDFRELAQQGMTLVGLTQSFNGSVASFQPNLVDNLARGDENYLALLDAADAYIERNGLDLPVEPEARRVFPDAECIKHPILELDLAKAGITSIIWATGFAVDYSWLKVDAFDASGKPQHQRGVASESGIYFLGLPWQSRRGSSFIWGVWHDAKYVADHIAIQRQYLEYREPAPVVHTSPVSA